The sequence CCCAGACCGACAGCTAAGGCCCCCAAATCCATACTAAGTGGGAAAGGAGGTGAAGTCGCATAGACAGCCAGGAGGTTGGCTTAGAAGCAGCCATCCTTAAAAGAAAGCGTAATAGCTCACTGGTCTAGCGACTTTGCGCCGAAAATGTAACGGGGCTAAGTATGGTGCCGAAGCTTCGGAATCAGGTTAATACCTGGTTGGTAGGAGAGCGTTCCCATCTGGGATGAAGGTAGATTGGAAAGTCTGCTGGACTGATGGGAAGTGAATATGCTGGCATGAGTAACGATAAAACAGGTGAAAAACCTGTTCGCCGTAAACCCAAGGTTTCCTGGGTAAAGTTAATCTTCCCAGGGTTAGTCGGCCCCTAAGGCGAGGCTGAAAAGCGTAGTTGATGGGAAACGGGTTAATATTCCCGTACCTGCATATGTTCGTTTGAACGATGGGGGGACGCAGGAAGGTAGGTCATCCGGGTGTTGGATATCCCGGTGCAAGCTGGTAGGGATGAGACATAGGCAAATCCGTGTCTCTTTATCCCGAGAAGTGATGCCGTGTCGTAAGACAGAAGTGATTGAGCCTCTACTGCCGAGAAAAGCCTCTAAGTGAGAAGATATGCAGACCGTACTGTAAACCGACACAGGTGGGTGGGGTGAGTAACCCAAGGCGTTTGAGAGAACTCTGGTTAAGGAACTCGGCAAAATTACCCCGTAACTTCGGGAGAAGGGGTGCCATTTGGGGTGAGCGTATTTACTTCGCAAGCTTCGAGTGGTCGCAGAGAAATGGCGGTGGCGACTGTTTACTAAAAACATAGGACTCTGCTAAGTCGTAAGACGACGTATAGGGTCTGACGCCTGCCCGGTGCTGGAAGGTTAAGAGGAGATGTCAGCGCAAGCAAAGCATTGAATTGAAGCCCCAGTAAACGGCGGCCGTAACTATAACGGTCCTAAGGTAGCGAAATTCCTTGTCGGGTAAGTTCCGACCTGCACGAATGGCGTAACGATCTCCGCACTGTCTCGACCAGAGACTCAGTGAAATTGAATTGGCGGTGAAGATGCCGTCTCCCCGCAGAAAGACGGAAAGACCCTGTGCACCTTTACTATAGCTTGACATTGGATCTTGAACTATCATGTGTAGGATAGGTGGGAGACTGTGAAGCGGGTACGCTAGTATCTGTGGAGTCAACCTTGAAATACCACCCTTGTTAGTTTAGGACTCTAATCCCTCGCCGTTATCCGGCAGGGAGACAGTGTCTGGTGGGTAGTTTGACTGGGGCGGTCGCCTCCCAAAGAGTAACGGAGGCGCGCAATGGTTCCCTCAGGCTGATTGGAAACCAGCCGTTGAGTGCAAACGCATAAGGGAGCTTGACTGCGAGACAGACATGTCGAGCAGGTACGAAAGTAGGTGTTAGTGATCCGGTGGTCCCGCATGGAAGGGCCATCGCTCATCGGATAAAAGGTACGCCGGGGATAACAGGCTGATCGCATCCAAGAGTTCACATCGACGATGCGGTTTGGCACCTCGATGTCGGCTCATCACATCCTGGGGCTGGAGCAGGTCCCAAGGGTACGGCTGTTCGCCGTTTAAAGTGGTACGCGAGCTGGGTTTAAAACGTCGTGAGACAGTTTGGTCCCTATCTTCTGTGGGCGTAGGAGAATTGAGTGGGTCTGTTCCTAGTACGAGAGGACCGGAATGGACGATTCCCTAGTGGACCTGTTGTCACGCCAGTGGCATAGCAGGGTAGCTATAATCGGAATGGATAACCGCTGAAAGCATCTAAGCGGGAAACCAGCCACAAGATAAGTTCTCCCTTGTCGCAAGACACTGAAGATCCCAGGCAGACCACCTGGTAGATAGGCCGGAAGTGTAAGCGCAGTAATGTGTTCAGCTGACCGGTACTAATAGATCGTGAGTCTTAACTCTCTCTCTTCACCTGTTTCTCTTATATATTTCGTCCTGGTGACCACGGCGGAGGGGAACCACCCGATTCCATTCCGAACTCGGAAGTTAAGACCTCCAGCGCCGATGATACTGCCAGTCCACTGGTGGGAAAGTAGGTCGTCGCCAGGACCTTTTTTTTCTCTTCTCTTGAAAGGTGGGACTTATATCAAGTCGCCACCTTTTTCTTATTTGGTCCTTCCGGAAACGCTGTAAGCGCGTGAACCGTCCTTATTATCCCACTATCAATCCCCGCATGGACACCGACCCCAGCGTCACCCGGTCATTGAAGAACGCCACCGGTTCTCCCTCGCCCGCCGCTCCCAGGACGTAGAGCAGGGGCAGGTAGTGTTCTTCTGTTGGAATGGCCTGACGGGCGTGGGGTAATTTTTCGTAATGCACCAGTGTCTGGTGGTCTGCGGCGCTAATCCGCTCGGCCATGGCCCTGTCGCTTTCCACGGCCCAGTCGAATCCCTCTTCCTGCCAGGCCATGAGCCGCAGATTGTGGACCATGTTGCCGCTGCCCAGGATCAGCACATCCTCCCTGCGCAATTCGCCGAGTTCCCTGCCCAGTTTGTAGTGAAAATCCGGTGGTGCGCCCGCGTCCAGGCTGAGTTGCACTACGGGGATGTCCGCCTTCGGATACATGCGGCAGAGCACGGACCAGGCGCCGTGATCCAGCCCCCATGATCGGTCCGGCCGTATGCGGGTCGAACGCGCCATAGACATTACCCTGTCTGCCAGTTCCGGAGAGCCCGGAGCTGGATACCGCATGTTTTCCAGGGCCGCCGGGAAGCCGGAGAAGTCGTGGATGCTCGCGGGATTTTCCATGGTCGTCACGCAGGTTCCGTCCGTTTCCCAGTGCGCGGAAACGCAGACGATGCCTTTGGGCCGCGGCAGTGACCTTCCCAGATTCGACCAGGTCCGGCTGAATTCATTGTCTTTGATGGCGTTCATGGGGTTGCCGTGGCCAACGAACAAGGCGGGCATGGTCATGGTCTTTCTCATGGCTTGATGTTGGTGAAGACACGGGTCCAGGCCAGGGTCAGAGCGATGGAGAAGAGGGCGGCAACGATACCGAGCGCTACATCGTACATGGGCGGAGCGGCCAGGGCCAGTCGGATGAACAGCGTCGACAGGGCGTAGCCCGAGTTGCGGAAGACCGCGTGAAACGAGGGCCTAAAGCACTGGGAGATGAGTACCACCAAAATGTCGGTGAATATGAGCAGGGTGTAGAAGACCGGGAAGAAATCGATGTGGGGCCGGCCCGTGACCATGTTGTAGAGGTTGTTAAGGCCCAGGACAAAAAAGGTGATGAGGATCAAAAGGGCGATGCCTTTTTTCGCGGCCACGAATCGAAACAGGTCGTGGGGCAGCCCCTTGTCCTGTTTCTTGTCGGGTTGGAGGCGATAATAGACCCCGAGCAGGGCGAAAATGACCAAAGCTCCGAAGCCGTATCCAAGAATGTGCAAGACAGGAGTCAATTCCGTGCCGACGGTGATGGGCTCGGCAAAGTAGGACAACTCCTTGAAGGCATCGCGCAGCAGAATAAGCGAGAGAATTTCGAACTGCTTGCCCACGGATTTGGAAAAGGAGCAGGGCAGGGTGAAGATGAGGCTCACGACCTCAAGGATCAGCACCAGCGTGAAGGCCAGGTTCACGGCATGAAAATGATTGGTGGGCGTGTGCGCGGCCAAAGCGGCAGGGAGCAGGCCTTGCCGGTTCAGTTCTATGCTGACGAGAGCGCCTAGGAACACGACCACGAGCCCCAGGGCAAAACGCCGGTGCATACGCTCATGCTCCCAGAAATGATGCAGGGGATCGAATATGTAGGTGAAGCGCTCAAACAGAAAATCCATGGACTGGGCTCCAACTTTTATAAATATCTGGATGTGATGGATACGACTTCGCTGAGATAGGATTTTCGTACGTCGTCGCTGACCGCGCACAGGCTGCCGAAAAAGGCATGGTGCAGGACTTCCATCCCGCAAAGCTCGAAGATGCCCGTGTTCGTGGTCAGGGACATGGCTTCGTGCATGCCCTGAGAAGTGTAGAAGGGGCTGGGCAAGCCGGTCGTGTTGAAGATGAGAACTTTTTTTCCGCCCAAAAGTCCTTTTACGCTGTCCCCGTGCAGGGAGTAGGCAAAATCCTGGCAGAAGACCCTGTCAACGTACCCCTTCAGCATGGCCGGCATACCCGCCCACCATACCGGGTAGACAAAGGTCAGCGTGTCGGCCCAGGTGATGAATTCCTGCTCCTGCCTGACGTCTTGCGGGACCGTTCCCGCCGGGTCGTCCATGTCCCTTTTGCACAATACCGGATTGAAGGCGATCCCGTACAGGTCTCGGCAGCTTGTGTCGTGTCCCAGTGCCTCGGAAACAGCCTGCACCGAATCGGCGATGGCGCGGTTGAAGCTTGCGGCGCTGGGGTGGCAGAAAATGACGAGGTGGTTCATGGCATCCCCTTATCGGTGCATACGTTGTGTTGAATCGGCCCGAACGGACTCCCCGGCCTTCCCGGAAAAAGAACTCGGGACTATGGAGCACCATACGACAAGGGTGAAAATCTTGAAAGCGATATTTGTCCAGCACGAAGTTCTCGACACAAAGATTCATTGCAGGTCAGGTTTGTCGAACGAGGGCTAGAATCTGGTCGGCATCCGGGATGCGTCTGGTCTGTTGTTTGGAATATATCAGCATGTCGTCGAGCAGAATTTCGAAGTCGCCTCTGCTTCCTTGTGAGAGGGTGACGGTGGCCCCTGCATCGACGCGTAATCTGTCCGCAAGACTTGCGGCGCGTTTTTCATAGCCCGCTCATAAGCCGCAGTAGACGATTTGTATCTGCATTGTGTTACCCCTGGATGTCTTCGTGCCTACTTCTGAAAGAATTCCGATTGCTTGAGCTCGCCCCCTTCAAAGGTCAGGACATAATAGCCGCCGCTGGCCTCATAGGTCAGTTGCGTGATGTAGAGCAGGCGTTCTCCGCCGCTTCTCGTGGTGCTTTTGACTTCACCGATGCGGTCTTCCCACAGAGGATCGCCGCATTTTTGGCGTACCTTGGTGATGATGGTGCCGGGCGTCATGAGGTCGCCCTGGCAGCGCATGTCCGCAGCCTGGGCCGGGTGCGCAAAAAATAAAAGCAGGGCAAGAAAAAAAAAGTGCTTTCTCATTGAGCTGTCTCCGATTAATTATGTGTGGAGGTATTCTAGACCGCAACAGAATCACGAGTAAAGAGGACATTATGAACTACCGAGTCGAGAAGGACTCTCTTGGAGAACGCAAGGTGCCGGAACACGCCTATTACGGGGTACAGACCGTGCGGGCCATGGAAAATTTTCAGGTCACGGGGATTCCCATTTCCCATTATCCGCTCCACATTGAGGCCTTGGCGTGCATCAAGCAGGCCGCGGCCCTGGCCAATCTGGAACTGGGCATTTTGGATCCGGAAATCGCCGATGCCATCATGGCGGCCTGCCGGGAAGTGCGCGAAGGGAAGCTGAATGACCAGTTCGTGGTCGACGTGATCCAGGGCGGGGCCGGGACCTCGGTCAACATGAACGCCAACGAGGTCATCGCCAACCGGGCACTGGAATTGCTGGGCCATGCCAAGGGCGAGTACGGGTTCTGCCATCCCAACAACCACGTCAATCTGTCCCAGTCCACCAACGACGTGTATCCAACGTCGCTGCGGATCACGGCCATCTGGAAGATCCGGGAGCTTGTGCGCAGCATGGGGGATCTGGTCGACGCCCTGGCCTGCAAGGGCGAGGAGTTCGCCGATGTGCTCAAAATGGGCCGCACCCAGCTGCAGGATGCCGTGCCCATGACCCTCGGCCAGGAGTTCACGGCCTGGGCCGTGACCGTGGGTGAGGATATCGACCGCGTGCAGGAGTGCCGCAAGCTCCTGATGGAGATCAACATGGGCGCGACGGCCATCGGCACCGGAATCAACACCGTTCCGGCCTACGCCGCCTTTGTGTGCGAGAAGCTGGCGCACATCACGGGTCTGCCCCTGACCAAATCCCCGAATCTGGTCGAAGCCACTTCGGACACCGGGGCTTTCGTGCAGCTTTCGGGCGTGTTCAAGCGCGTCGCGGTCAAGCTCTCCAAGATCTGCAACGATCTGCGCCTGCTTTCCTCCGGCCCTTATGCAGGGCTGGGCGAAATCAACCTGCCGCCACGGCAGCCGGGTTCGTCCATCATGCCCGGCAAGGTCAATCCGGTCATTCCGGAGATGGTCAACCAGGTCTGCTTCCAGGCCATCGGCAACGACCTGACCGTGACCATGGCCGCCGAGGCCGGGCAACTGGAGCTCAATGTCTTCGAACCTATCATCGCCTTCAACCTCTTCCAGACCATGGACATGTTGCTGCGGGCCATGCGTATTTTAAAAGACCGCTGCATCGTCGGCATCACCGCCAACCGTGAGCGCTGCGCCCAGATGGTGCGCATGTCCGCCGGGATCGTGACCGTGCTCGTGCCGTATCTTGGCTACGACGAGGCCGCCGCCATCGCCAAGGAAGCGGCCATGACCGGGAAGACCGTGTACGATCTGGTGCTGGAAAAGGGGCTCATGACCATGGAGGAGCTGGAGGACGCCCTCGACCCCATGAAGATGACCCACCCGCGCATGGTCCGGGGGACGCGGCGCTAGCCGTCCTTGTTCTCCGTCCAGATGGCGGCGATGTGCGCGGCCGCGCTCGTGATGAGGCGGTCGTCGCCGCGCCGTGAGAGCCAGGTCAGGCACAGCGGCACCTGAATCTCGCCCGGCTCCCAGATCACGCCCGCGCCCTGCCGGACCACATCCTCGGCCTCGCTCCTGCGCAGGAGCGTCACGCCCATTCCTCCCATGGCCAGCTCCTTGACGATGTTCTCGTCCACGGCATCGGTCACCGTGTTGGGCCGGACGCCGGCCTCGTCCATGCGCTTCTGGCAGAGCAGATGGAACGGGCACTGGCAGGTGGTCCAGATCCAGGGCATGGCCGCGACGGCGGGCCAGTCCAGGGCGGCAGGGTCGCCTGCCAGGTGGCGCGGCACGACCACGCTGACCGGGGTGGTGGCCAGCTGGAGCGAGCGGACTCCGGGTGAGAAGCTGGTGCCGAAGGCGAAGCCCATGTCCATCTCGCCGCGCTTG is a genomic window of Desulfomicrobium baculatum DSM 4028 containing:
- the ygiD gene encoding 4,5-DOPA dioxygenase extradiol yields the protein MTMPALFVGHGNPMNAIKDNEFSRTWSNLGRSLPRPKGIVCVSAHWETDGTCVTTMENPASIHDFSGFPAALENMRYPAPGSPELADRVMSMARSTRIRPDRSWGLDHGAWSVLCRMYPKADIPVVQLSLDAGAPPDFHYKLGRELGELRREDVLILGSGNMVHNLRLMAWQEEGFDWAVESDRAMAERISAADHQTLVHYEKLPHARQAIPTEEHYLPLLYVLGAAGEGEPVAFFNDRVTLGSVSMRGLIVG
- the aspA gene encoding aspartate ammonia-lyase, coding for MNYRVEKDSLGERKVPEHAYYGVQTVRAMENFQVTGIPISHYPLHIEALACIKQAAALANLELGILDPEIADAIMAACREVREGKLNDQFVVDVIQGGAGTSVNMNANEVIANRALELLGHAKGEYGFCHPNNHVNLSQSTNDVYPTSLRITAIWKIRELVRSMGDLVDALACKGEEFADVLKMGRTQLQDAVPMTLGQEFTAWAVTVGEDIDRVQECRKLLMEINMGATAIGTGINTVPAYAAFVCEKLAHITGLPLTKSPNLVEATSDTGAFVQLSGVFKRVAVKLSKICNDLRLLSSGPYAGLGEINLPPRQPGSSIMPGKVNPVIPEMVNQVCFQAIGNDLTVTMAAEAGQLELNVFEPIIAFNLFQTMDMLLRAMRILKDRCIVGITANRERCAQMVRMSAGIVTVLVPYLGYDEAAAIAKEAAMTGKTVYDLVLEKGLMTMEELEDALDPMKMTHPRMVRGTRR
- a CDS encoding DUF2845 domain-containing protein encodes the protein MRKHFFFLALLLFFAHPAQAADMRCQGDLMTPGTIITKVRQKCGDPLWEDRIGEVKSTTRSGGERLLYITQLTYEASGGYYVLTFEGGELKQSEFFQK
- a CDS encoding LysR family transcriptional regulator, which codes for MEFHQLTAFQTVARTGNLTRAAEALHLSQSALSTQIKNLEEELGVALFARQAKGMRLTRAGETLLPHAETVLEKTTELGRTAMSLREEVAGKLSIGLNTDPTFLRLNRVIRAFTTTLPQVTLTFCISQTLSTEAMLKRGEMDMGFAFGTSFSPGVRSLQLATTPVSVVVPRHLAGDPAALDWPAVAAMPWIWTTCQCPFHLLCQKRMDEAGVRPNTVTDAVDENIVKELAMGGMGVTLLRRSEAEDVVRQGAGVIWEPGEIQVPLCLTWLSRRGDDRLITSAAAHIAAIWTENKDG
- a CDS encoding NAD(P)H-dependent oxidoreductase, which produces MNHLVIFCHPSAASFNRAIADSVQAVSEALGHDTSCRDLYGIAFNPVLCKRDMDDPAGTVPQDVRQEQEFITWADTLTFVYPVWWAGMPAMLKGYVDRVFCQDFAYSLHGDSVKGLLGGKKVLIFNTTGLPSPFYTSQGMHEAMSLTTNTGIFELCGMEVLHHAFFGSLCAVSDDVRKSYLSEVVSITSRYL